In the genome of Pseudomonadota bacterium, the window AATTCTAACTGGTTGCAGCCCCGCCCAAGCTCCGAAGGGAGCCCCTTCAACGAGTTGTCACAGGCAGCCGCATTTGTGCGACGGTACTCATTTATGATCTCAAACGGCTTTGAGATGGCGGCTACAAGCCTCATCCCGGAGGCTTTGAGCATCTTTAAGGGAGCTGAAGAGGAGAACTTAAAGGGCAGTAGAACCGTTGAGAAGCTGTATGAGGATTTGGGAGTGGCGCTGGTAAGTAATGCGGATGCAATCTCACAAGATCCGAGGTTGAGAGCCTTTGTGGCTGCACGACTCTCCTCCACAGACTGGGAATTACTGCGCACGTTGCACGATTCAGAGATGTATAATCTTGGTAAAAGTAGTGAGGTAGCAGCGTTGGCAGCGTTGTCGCTGCGTGCTGCTATTGAGGATCTCAGCTCAGAAGAGTATGGGAATTGGAAGAAAGATCTGATAACAACGCTCTCGCGGGAGGGGATGCATCTGTCCAACTTTAGCTTATTGCCCTGTGTTATAGCAGAGCGCAGAGATCCGCAGGCTAGCTGGAGTATGCTTGAGAAGGTTTCGCTTAAGAACCTTTCGGAGGTAGTAATCTGGCCGATTGCGTGCGGTATATCTCTGAACTTATCAGAGGGATATCCAAAATTATTAGCGCTACTGAAATCGGAGAGCGGCGAGAAGATAGCAAAGGGGATGCTTCTAATGCAGGCATTGCGCGATAAATTAACCCCTGAGCAGCGTAATGAGTGCCGGAAAATAGCTTCTATCTACTTAGAGGAACCTGGACAGCTAGGGATGGATGCTTTGGTGACCTATAGCTGTCTGGCGCAGGAGGCTGATGGGTGCCGTGAGGTGCTCTATAGCAAGCCACCGATAGGGATTGATGAAAAGTTGTTCAAAGCCACCCATAATCTGGCGATGGCGAGGGTTCTAAGTAACTTTTTCTTCCCAGCATAACGCAGGCGAGCCTTAGCGCTTCTTGTTGTCGTTTGATGCTTCGATCAAGGAGGCATCTATAACCATCTTAACGGCCTGCTCGACGACCTCCCTCTGGCTCTTGGGAATAACGCCCTGAGCCGTTAGCTTCTCCGCCTCCTCCGAGACTAGGCTCAATAATTTATCGCGCTGCTCAAGGGTGATCGCTCCGAGCGCCCCCGTTCCTGATACTCGCGAAACTCCCGATACCCCACGCACGGAGCCGGTGCCCTTGACCTTGTCGACTTCAGAGACAGACTCCGTAGCCTTGACCCCCTTGGTTGATTGGGAGGATCTGATAGCGCCTATCTTTTTGTCATCCTTCTTTTTTACCATGATGTTTTCAGCTCTCCCATAAGCGATTTTCTATCCACTCACACCCTTTATCACATCTGTAAAGGGGCCCTTAGAGTTCGGTTGTTTAAATCTTGCTATTAAGGTTTTAAGACCTGGACGAACCTTCGGGACGGGGGCAGGTTTGCCCATTGCGAGGCTCTTTTGTAGGTATGCGATCAGAACCTTGTGTTCACGCATGACGTTTAGACCATCCGTATCCCATTCAGTTGCGATGGTTCTTAGCGATAAGCCATCCCAATAAACTCGGTATAGCAACCACTGATGCAAGGGCTCTAAAGCCGCCATAACAGTAACCATCCGTTTGTAGTCGAGTAGATCGTCCGGCAACGGATCGTTTGCAATCGCCTGCCTGGTCGCAACGACGCTGGCGCCCACGAGCAGCTCTCTAATAGCCGATCTCATATCACCATCGTCGTTTCCCGACCCCTCGCGGATCGGTAGACGTCCCTCGCGCATCTCTGGAAACACCCCGTACAGTTCGGCGGAGATATCTCGGGCACGCGCCTCGGCGCTGCTCTTATTTGGGGTGCTGCGGCTCCAGCCCTTCGATTTGCGGGCGGCATCGGTGGAGGCCTCGTGGATGCGTCTACGCGCATAGCCTCGAAAGGGAATGCCGCGTGTTGGATCGAAACGGCGCGAGCAGAAGATTAGCGCCTCCATAGCAGCACCGTCTAACCCATCAAGTCGCCAGTCCATATTCCAGGCGCGCGCCACAGCTCGGGCGATGCTTTCAGCCCAGCCGTGGTTCTCGATCACCAGGTCATTAGCCTGCTCTTCGGAAAGAGTTACGCGCTCCCCCACACCGTCCCCCGCATGTATTTATTGGGTCTAAGAATATCTCAGAGCTCCACCTCTCACTTGGAGCTATCGGCCATAATCCTTATAAAACTTAAGTACTTATCTGGACAGTATAGCTTAAAATTCAATCCATTCAAATAGTTATCTTTTTTTAGAAGCAATTTGGTGTTTCAGGTGGAAGAGGGGGGGAGCATGTCGTTTCACATTTTTCGGCATGTAGATGGTTTTTAGAATAGCTAACTATAACTAGATATAGAGAGGAATAAGATGAGAACAACTTCAAGCAGGGTATCGAAGGAGAGCGATAGCAGCGGAGCTGTTGCAGCCAAAATTGCCCAAAAAACCGCTAAGAAGAGCGTTCTTAAGCTAGTTAAATCCCAAGCTAATTCAGATGGTACACCAACCCCCCTTCAGCAAGAGGCGTTGATCATTAAGTATCGTATCAAGGCCAGAAAGTTAGGGCGTAGTATTCTTCGTCGTTGGCACGCTCGCATGGAGCTCGATGAGGTCGATAGCATCGTAGATCTTTCGTTGTGTGAAGCCGTTAAGCGCTTTAACCCTTATAAGGGCGCAAGCTTTATGACCTTTCTTTTTTATCACCTCAAGGGCAACCTGATTCGAGCAGTTACGACGGCCGCCGCCGCATGCTCTATTCCAACCGTATGGGAGCAGGGAGGGGAGGTTGCTGAGAAGGGTGATGGAGATTCGATGGGCGAGTTTCAATTACGAGGCATTAACTCAGCCGAGATCGCAGAGGCAGTAACTAGCCAAGAGGCCCCACAGCCGGACGATGTCCTGTGGCACAAGGAGTTGAACGACAGAAGCTCACTTGCTTGTGAGAAGTTGGACGCATTGGAGCGTGAGATTATTAAGCGTATCTTTATCCATGAGCAGCAAATTATGGATATCGCTACCTCGCTTGGATACAGCCGATGTCATATCTCAAGAATAAAGAAGAAAGCTCTTGAGACCCTGCACGCTGAGTTAAGTAGTTCAATGAACAATGATGATTTAGGACACCGTACCTCAATCGAGAATGACTCGGAGGAGCTAGGGCAGTGCGTAGCAAATCGCAAGGCTATTCACCGTCGTCGTCCACGCGCGCGAACACGTCGTAACGAGGAGTTCGTGCCTGCTAAGGCGGCTTAGTAACGTAGCTATTCAACTCTGGGAAATTTCTTGTGGGTTGCGCGCTTTTTCGGGATAACGATTAAGTGTCGCACGATCTCTGTTCCCGGTAGCTTAACGGCATGCACCTGAGGAACGTCTCCACCAAGCTCTCGAATAAGATCCTCTGTACCTGAGATTTCAGCCTCAAAGCTACTGCCCTTTAGGGCGATCGCCTGACCGCCGATCTTTACTAGCGGTAGCATTAGCTCAATCAGGAGCGGGAAGGGCGCTAGCGCGCGTGAGGTGACCAGATCATAGCGCTCACGGTGTTGTGGGGTGCGTGCCAGCATCTCGGCTCGTCCGTGTATCCCTGAGACATTAGTGATACCACAGGCGTGCGCGGTCTCGCTGGCAAAGCGCACCTTCTTTGCTGTGGCATCAAGCAAGGTAATTGAGCTAGCAGGAAGTAGCGCAGCAAGTGGAACTCCTGGAAACCCAGCCCCCGTACCGATATCGAGAAGGCGCAAATTGGCGGCTTTATCTAGGACCGTTAAAGTGGCGAGAGAGTCCAACAGATGCAGCGAAACGTAATCGCTACGCGCAATGCGGGTCAGGTTAAAGCTCTTGTTGGTAAGCTCAAGGTTCTCAAGGAAGAGTAATAACGCATCTATCTGTGTTGATGATGCAGAGAGGCCCAACGTCTCAATCCCTTTCTCTAGCTCCAATCGTTCGTTAATCATGCGCTCTTCTGGTAGGTATAATTCAAGGCGTATTGTCTAATCTGAAAGGCAACACTACACCGAACGGAGGTGAATGAGAATGAGATCGTATGAGAGCTATTAGAGATGTCTGATTATACCGCTGGCTCAGGTAGCGCTGCCCATGTTTTTAGGCTCTCACCCAGTTTCTCTTCGAACTGCTCAAGGGTGAGTCCGAAGGCCTCTCTAAAAGCCGTCGAGCGCTCTGTACCGGTTCGCAGCAGGGCTAGGTAGGCACCGATCTTTGAAAAGCCGAAGGCGTGAATTAGCGCCTTTGTTGCCAGTAGTGATTGTGCATATGCGGCCGGTACCATGTCGGAGTTAAGCTTTGTAAAGCCCCCCTGTAGCAGGCTTAGAGCGACCGGCTCATTTGACTTTAGCCACGTACGCAGCGCCTCGCGTAGGGCCGGATTCTCATAGCCCTCGGACCACTGCGCGATGCCCTCATCGATCCAACCAGGAATCTGCCCCTCTGAGAGTGCAGAGAGAACCGCGTGCGTGAACTCATGCTTAACGGAGCGGTGCAGGTTTTCAACGTCGACCGGTTTAGTATTTGAGAGGGGGATGATTATCTGTCCACGAAAGAACATGGCGTTGGTCCAGCCTGGCGCCCCGGTGAGTTCGTAGAATGCAGTCTCGTCCATCAACCTAATCGAGCTGCTAAAGGCTGGGATTGTGCTAAATAAATCGGTGTATTCAGCGTGTGTTTTGTTTAACGCTTGAACGAGCTGATCCGCTAGGTCCGACCACTGCGAGGGCGAGATTAGGGTCAGCTTACTACCGTTTGCTAGAACTACTGGGGTAAAGCGTAAGAAGGGGGCCTGGTCTGCGCTGGCGTAGCGTGCCCGCTCAGGTGCTTGAGCATCCTGTTTCCCCTGTCTTCGGCCATCAGCAAAAGCGATTCCAACGTAGAGGATGACACCGAGCGCGAGCGCCATAACAGAGGTGCTTATGGCAGATCTAATAGTGGGGGCCGTAATCCAGCGTCGCATACCATGCTCCGTTTTTCATTGCGGAGAGTGAGGCTCTGTTGGATACGGCTTAAGAACGAGCATCCCCTCTTACATGGAATGTCGGCTTTTTTGCCTATAAACATGAGAACTCCCTTAAACGAGCTATTCTAGCCACGCAACCCATTGAAATAGTGGGCAAGAATCAGAGAGGGTAGATTGGAGCGTATAGCGAAAAACGAGCCAAGCCCTTGTGAAGAGGGTGTGTTTTTCAGTATACTAGAGGTATTACCGGCAATACCCTTTAAGGATAGGTAGAGATTATGAGTTCAAATGCAGGTTCATGTGGTGGTGGTTCATGTGGCAGTAGCTCAAGCAGTGCTAGTTCAACAGGCACTAGCTCATGCAGCAGCGGAGCCGCTCTTAAGAACGTAGCCAGCCAGCCAGAGGGCGAGTTTGTACCCTCAGATGAGATGCCGGTGCTCTTTACCCCATCAGCTATTGATGCCGTGGCTAAGGCGCTTAAGGACGAAGGCGAGGATGGAGATTTTCTACGCATATCGGTAGTTGGTGGTGGATGCTCCGGTTATCAGTACGGATTAGATTTTGATAAAGAGGAGCGCATGGGCGACCTAGCGCTCGAGTTGAACGGTGTAAAGGTGGTTGTTGATGCGGTTAGCGTTGGCTATCTACGAGGTACCGTTGTTGATTACGTATCGGGTCTGAACGGAACCGGATTTCAATTTAAGAATCCGAACGCCAAGCGCACCTGTGGATGCGGTAGCTCGTTTAGCTAAGGGAAATCCCTAGTCACGAATGTATTTAAAGCATGACTAGCATCGCTTTAAGGTGGTATATTGCGCAGTTCCAACCTTAATCAAGTAGAGGTGCTGGGTATGATGCCAAAAACGCTTTCAATCGTTATTTCCATCACAATTGTGCTGGCTGGGTGTGGTTCTAGTTCGCAGCAGCGTGGCTCGATAGCCGATGTAGTAGGTGCCACAGCACTTGGGCTTGAGGTCGCAGAGACCACGCAGGACCAGGCTCGTAATGAGGTATTGAGCACTCCGACCGAATTTGATCTTACTATCGAGCAGGATACCTATTCGTGGGAACGGGCTAGGTTCTTTCTAGAAAACTATGTCCAGGCTGCACAGGCACCAGCTATTCCGGTAACAAAGGTGGTCGGTTCCCGTTGGGCACTCTCCAGCCCCCCTAGTAGTGGTCACTATGTGTATGAGGTATGGAGGGAGGCGATTCCAGATGGGTTTCACTACTCAGTTAAGTGTCTTGCAAGTAGCGATACAGCCGACCAATCACAGGCTCTACTTAACTCGGCAAATTTAGCCCGTTTTGTCCGCGATGGGAAACTTGAGGTTTCTTTGCTCCCAGTAGATACGGGGCGATAATGGGAGCCCACGTGAGTAGGAGAAACTCTTACGTACAGCAAGGGACATAATACCTCTAAAGTTAATATAGTTTCTGCCGATATGAAGAGGCGATAGCAAGTATTTTGTAGTGATTGGAGCGATAGTTCGTACCCAGGCATGCTACGCTTAACGGATAGATCTAAGTTAAGGGCGTTTATAGGAGTAGTTCTAGCTGCTGTGTCGCCATACTGCCTAGCGTCAGATGCTAACGCAGAGCCCCTGAGGGTCTTTCCAGGGCAGTACATTGTAACCCTTCCTACAGTTAGCACTGTCCATGGCAGCGCCTTGGCGCTAGCCTCCAGCCCCTTTATTGACCTCGATCCACAGCACGGGCAGGTGAAAGAGGTGCTCAGTTCAGACACGGTGCTTATAGCTGGGGTGCCGGGGGTGATGGTAGCTGGGCAGGTTGCTGCGTTGAGTATGCCAGATGCCGATGGAGCCGTGCCCTATGAGCCGCAGAACGACTACTGCAAGCAATTATTAGCCACAGGGGATATCGCCTCCTGTTCACCAAACTACCTTGTGTCTGTACTGGATCTTGTCCCAGACGATCCATCGTATCAATCGATGTGGGGATTAAGCGATGCAGAGGGGATCTCCGCCGCACGAGCGTGGGATCTATCGACCGGATCGGATGCGACCGTGGTGGCAGTAATTGATACCGGCGTCGATTATACGCACCCTGATCTGGCGGCAAATATCTGGGTTAATCCGGGAGAGATCGCCGCAAACGGAATTGACGATGACGGTAATGGATATATCGACGATCTACACGGTATCAATGCAGTCGATGGCGCACTGAATCCTGGAAACCCCTTCGATGATCACTATCACGGCACGCATGTGGCAGGCACGATTGGGGCGGTTGGTAACAATGGGGTGGGAGTCGTTGGGGTAAATCATCGCGTCAAGATTATGGCGCTAAAGTTTATCGCCGCAAGTGGTAGTGGGCAGCTTGCGGATGCGATCAAGGCGATCGACTACATGGTCAATATGAAGGTGCTCTACGGTATCAATGTTTTGGTATCAAACAACTCCTGGGGTGGAGGGGGATACTCGCTAGCGCTTCAACAGGCGATTCAGCGCGCACGTTCAGCAGGAATAATCTTTGTAGCGGCTGCTGGAAATGAAGCGAGTGATACCGATGCCTGGGAGACTTATCCAGCCGCGTACGAGGTTGATAACGTGGTTTCGGTTGCCGCCCTTGGACAGGATCAACGCCTGGCGAGCTTTTCAAACTACGGGGAGAGCTCGGTCGATATAGCGGCACCCGGGGATGGGATCTTAAGCACCTTGCCAGCGAATACCTATGGGAACCTCTCTGGCACCTCAATGGCAACGCCGCATGTAGCGGGGGCGTTAGCGCTTCTCTTTGCGCGCGAACCAGGGCTCTCATTCCTAGAGGCGATCGACCGACTATACCTCACGGGTCGCGAGCTGCCGAGCCTTTATGATTCAGCTAGGGGGGTGCCCCTCGTCAGAACGCAGCGCACTCTGAACGTTGCGCGTATGCTATATAACGAGGCTTCGCCACTACCTACTCCAATCGCGGGTAGCGAGCCGTGTCGGTACGATCTGCAATTCACCAACCTAATTAATGCTGGTGATGTTGATACCTCGGCTGACGAATCGCCGATAATAAATCAGGTGGACGAGGGGGAATTCTACCCCGTCGATCTGCCCTTTACCCTGCCGTTCTTCCGCACTAGCACTAACAAGATATGGATCTCACCGAACGGAACGGTTTATAGCAAGGAGCCGACGGGCTTCGATTACAGGATCTCGGCACGTGCGCCGATGAATTCAATAGCAGGCCTCCATACCGATCTAATACCTAGAGCCGCTGACCAGGGGGTGCGGGTACAGGTGGCTTTAGAGAGGGTCACGATTATGTGGCGTTCTGAGCACTATAACTTTCCGGGGCAGGGGGTTATCACCCTGCGAACAACTATATTCAAATCTGGCGCCATTTCGACCTCGGTGTTCTTTGAAGGTGCGGACTCCGGGTTAACGCTACGGGCAAAGGTACTTGGTAACCCCTTCTCCTCGCCGCAGGTTGAGCCGGTAGGTGTCGTTGGAATAACGGGCTCACCCATTAGCACCTTCTCTTCGACTGCGAACCTATTCACCGTTCAACAGGGTTTGATCTCGTCATCCTCCGAGCTTCTCGCTCTGGGGGGCAGTATGAGCTCACTCTGCTCCGTTAATCCCCCCGATCCATCTGATGATGACCCGCTCATCACAGTTTCAAGTATTAATCTTCACAAGGGGCGGCGTGGGCCGAACGCTATCAGGCTAAATATCGGGCTAGAGGGTACAGGAACCGGCAGCGTGCCGGTTACGTTCGCCATCAATGATGTTACATGTAATGGCGAGATTGCAGCCCAGCTAGTGAATGGCAGCAAAAAGTTGTCAGCAAAGGTTCCTAATAGGGTAGCTAGGCTCGTCGTAAGAGCCTCCGAGGTAGAGGCGCGCGCACGTTTTAATGCGAGCTCCTCCGCGCCCTCTACTGCTCGTATCGCGCGTCTCTGCACGAAGCTCCTAAATAGCATCAGGCAATGATGGTTCCTCACCGATAAGTGTGGGTATATTAGATGGAAAACCCCTGCGCGGGAACGTGAACCGCTTCCCGTTACCTGCTCCCGCTCCGATACCGGTTAACCCTTAAAAACCAGCTTTGACAGCATGGCCGCCAAATGGAGGTGGCGGCGCGACGCAACTGGTTGACAATATCGCTGTTTCCGTTCGGGAGGAGGCGAATAACACTAATAACCTATTCAGTAATTCAACCGACTTTTGATAGACTTAGAGCTTTTCATGACAAAACATATCTTCTATTAATCGGTTCTTTTCAAGATAAGTTTCCGCTACCCGAGCGGGAGCAGGTAACGGGAAGCGGTTCACGTTCCCGCGCAGGGATTCAGCATCCATTATCTTACATTCTTCGACCGGCTTTTCTTCCAACTGCCGCGCATAGTTATGCCATCATCCAGTAGCTTCCCACCCACACTTATTGGTGAGGAACCGCAATGATTAGTATATAGATCCCCCTGCCGACCTTCTGTCTTGCATGCTATTTAGTATGTATTGAGCAACACGCCTCTATTTTGGAGAGCTTTAGTAGGAGATTACGTATGACCGAACCAGCAAATCATGTTAGCCCCTATCTTTTTCACCCCGACCTCTCTGAGAGCCTTGGACGCTACGCCCAGTTAATCGTTGCGCACGGTCTTAATGTTCAGCCAGGACAACTGGTGCAGGTTATGAGCGAGGTCTACCACCGACCGCTATTGCAGGCGTTGGTTAGTGAGATGTATCAGCGCGGGGCTGGATTCGTGCATGTAGAGCTAAGCGATCCGTTGTTGCAGCGCGCCAGAATTCAAGGCTCACGAGCAGAGTTTCTAAGCTCTACCCCCGCCTTTTACACGGCTAAGTTCAGGGAGCTGGTAGATACAGAGGCAGCGAACCTAAAGGTGCTCGGGCCTGAGTTTCCAGACTACCTCTCGGATCTAGATCCACAGGCCGTTAATCAGGTTCGCAAGGCGACATATCAAGCAGCCAAACATTTTTATACTGAGGGCATCGAGCGCTCGAAGGTGCATTGGTGTGTCGTTGCTGCGGCGACTCCGGCCTGGGCCATGCGGGTTTTTCCGCATCTTTCAGAGAGTGCTGCGGTGCTTCGTCTTTGGGAGGAGATCTTTCGGATCTGTCGGGTTGATAAGCCGGACTTTATGGAACGCTGGGATCTTCATAATCAGATCCTTACTAGGCGTGCCCAAGAGCTTACGGAGCTAAATATTCGGCAGCTTAGGTTCATTGGACCGGGGACAGATCTGGTTGTTGGGCTCTCTGAACGTGCTGTGTTTTGTGGTGGATCGGCGCACTCTCCGAAGGGGCATTCCTTCGAACCGAATCTGCCTACAGAGGAGTGCTTTACAACCCCAGATTGTAGGCTCACTAACGGAATAGTTAGCGCTACCCGCCCATTCTTAGTCAATGGAACGATGGTAAAAGGGCTTATAATAACCTTTAAAGACGGGGAGATTTCGCATTTTGAGTGTAGTGCAGGTAAGGCTGCGCTCGAGGCGTATCTGAAGAGCGATGCTGGTGCAAAGAAGCTGGGAGAGGTTGCGCTAGTAGGTACAGATTCCCCCATATTCCAGAGTGGGTTGGTCTTTGAGGAGATCCTGTTTGATGAGAATGCGGCGTGTCATATTGCTGTCGGTTCCGCCTATAAGAGTTGCCTTGAGGGGGGTGCGGATCTGAGTGAGGCGCAATGTAGAGAGATCGGTTGCAACTCCAGTTCGGTGCATACCGACATAATGATCTCTTCAGAGCAGGTGGATGTGCGTGCAACACTAGCAGATGGGGAGCTCTTAACGTTGATCGAGCAGGGGCGTTGGGTCGGAAGCTTCGCGGTTTAATAGATTCGATCGGCGTGCGTTAGGAAGCATCGATGAACATCGATGAAACTATTCTAAGAATCTGTGAACCCTTTTTCAGATCTATGATCATCAAATAAGTACTTGCCAATTTTGGCAAGCGATGCGACCCTCTCCTTAATGTTGACTTCTTCGTTGCTCACTGACCTTCTTCGAATCGAAGAAAGGTACGAAAGGTGAGTGAGCAGCGAAGTAAAAAAGAGGCGAGCGCATTAGCACCGCCTTCAAAGGACGACAGATAAACGCCGCTAGTTGTTTTGTTGTAGGTACGTTGGTGGCGAAGTTCTTAGAAGGTTGATCGGTAGTTAAGCGGTGGGGGAGTCGGACAGTAAAGCCCTCCGGTTACTATCGAAAGCTGCAGGAGGTTTCGGCTAGCAGAAAGATAATATCTTTCCTAAAGCTGAAAAATTTTGCAGCATGCGTGAAGCAGTAAAGTTAAGCCCCTAAACTTATCGTTCGATAAGACGGGGCATAAAGCTTCTTTAAGCATAAAGCGTCAGGCCCTCCTTACAATTGGAGGTGCCCCGCAAGGCTTGAGGAGATATAGTTTCGGTCAAGCGTTGTTAACAGCTTGCGGGATTCTCCCGTTGAGAGGTTGCAGGTGAGATCGGTATACAAACGTAGACAGCGATTGGAATTAGTTCCGTCGCTATCAACACTGGAGAAAAATATGGCAACTAAGAAAGCAACAAAGAAGACCACCAAGAAAGTAGCAGCAAAGAAGAAGACAACAAAGAAGGCTGCTAAGAAGAAGTAAATAGACGCTTAACGTCTTTTTACTACGCCTCCCGGCCCTTTCGAGGGTTGGGGGGCGTTTTTTTTTGTTCGAGGCTCAGGCTATAGGATCTAAAAAAGCTCGAAATCAAAACGCCGTTAGCGAAGAAAGTTTCTATGGAGCTGCGTAAGCCACGCACTTCCATTCGGTGCATCTGAAGAGAGCTCTCCGATATTTTGAATGGTAAGGATCTCGTTCTCACTAGAGACCGTTCCGGATGGGCAGGTTAACTTTAGTTTGAACAATAGTTGCTGCTTTTTAGTAGGGGCGATCGGTGCGAGCGTTGTAAAGGAGAGCTGCGAGCCCCCGTAGTTAGGAGTAGTACTGAGGGGCGCACTAACGATCGTCTTAAAGTTGCCACTGCGAATGCCGTTAAGTAACGGTACCGCCATAAGCTGCACCTCGCACATTTCACCGAGGGCGCTCGATAGGGAGATGGTTGCAGAGAATGAGGTTTCGCTAGTATCAGCCAGCGAGAGCTGTGCTCTGTTAAGCCGCCCCGGCTTAATACAGCTGGTTGGTTTGGCGACAAAGGTATGCATGTTCCCTAAGGCCGTGGTCGAGAAGTGATCGTGTGCCGACGATATGGCTGGATTCATAATAGAGTATAGCTCTGAGTCGTGTTCTGCCCCTAAGTTATGCCCGATCTCATGGGCCGCCAGTATCGGCTGGAGCGCGGTTGGTACGGCGCGCGATAGCCCGATGTTAAATCGTCCATAGGCATAGCAGGCGCTCCCAACATAGGCGATACCGATAGTTGACCCTGTTACCGCACGGTCGGTAAAGAGATGATGAATATCTGCATTTAATTTGGAGGCTAGGGTGCGCTGCCGAAAGAGCTCAAGTAGTGCGGTTGCTGCTATAGGAGCGCTCTGTGCGCTGCTAGGGCTAGCTACGCTTTGTCGGACGATCTTAAGACGAACTCCGAGTGTGCTCGTATAGAGCACCTCTGTGGCATGCAGCACGGCGCGAATGTAGCCGTTAGTATCAGGGAAGCGTTGAGAAAATTCGGCATCAGCATGCGT includes:
- a CDS encoding sigma-70 family RNA polymerase sigma factor gives rise to the protein MRTTSSRVSKESDSSGAVAAKIAQKTAKKSVLKLVKSQANSDGTPTPLQQEALIIKYRIKARKLGRSILRRWHARMELDEVDSIVDLSLCEAVKRFNPYKGASFMTFLFYHLKGNLIRAVTTAAAACSIPTVWEQGGEVAEKGDGDSMGEFQLRGINSAEIAEAVTSQEAPQPDDVLWHKELNDRSSLACEKLDALEREIIKRIFIHEQQIMDIATSLGYSRCHISRIKKKALETLHAELSSSMNNDDLGHRTSIENDSEELGQCVANRKAIHRRRPRARTRRNEEFVPAKAA
- the rsmG gene encoding 16S rRNA (guanine(527)-N(7))-methyltransferase RsmG, with translation MINERLELEKGIETLGLSASSTQIDALLLFLENLELTNKSFNLTRIARSDYVSLHLLDSLATLTVLDKAANLRLLDIGTGAGFPGVPLAALLPASSITLLDATAKKVRFASETAHACGITNVSGIHGRAEMLARTPQHRERYDLVTSRALAPFPLLIELMLPLVKIGGQAIALKGSSFEAEISGTEDLIRELGGDVPQVHAVKLPGTEIVRHLIVIPKKRATHKKFPRVE
- the erpA gene encoding iron-sulfur cluster insertion protein ErpA, which translates into the protein MSSNAGSCGGGSCGSSSSSASSTGTSSCSSGAALKNVASQPEGEFVPSDEMPVLFTPSAIDAVAKALKDEGEDGDFLRISVVGGGCSGYQYGLDFDKEERMGDLALELNGVKVVVDAVSVGYLRGTVVDYVSGLNGTGFQFKNPNAKRTCGCGSSFS
- a CDS encoding S8 family peptidase; the protein is MLRLTDRSKLRAFIGVVLAAVSPYCLASDANAEPLRVFPGQYIVTLPTVSTVHGSALALASSPFIDLDPQHGQVKEVLSSDTVLIAGVPGVMVAGQVAALSMPDADGAVPYEPQNDYCKQLLATGDIASCSPNYLVSVLDLVPDDPSYQSMWGLSDAEGISAARAWDLSTGSDATVVAVIDTGVDYTHPDLAANIWVNPGEIAANGIDDDGNGYIDDLHGINAVDGALNPGNPFDDHYHGTHVAGTIGAVGNNGVGVVGVNHRVKIMALKFIAASGSGQLADAIKAIDYMVNMKVLYGINVLVSNNSWGGGGYSLALQQAIQRARSAGIIFVAAAGNEASDTDAWETYPAAYEVDNVVSVAALGQDQRLASFSNYGESSVDIAAPGDGILSTLPANTYGNLSGTSMATPHVAGALALLFAREPGLSFLEAIDRLYLTGRELPSLYDSARGVPLVRTQRTLNVARMLYNEASPLPTPIAGSEPCRYDLQFTNLINAGDVDTSADESPIINQVDEGEFYPVDLPFTLPFFRTSTNKIWISPNGTVYSKEPTGFDYRISARAPMNSIAGLHTDLIPRAADQGVRVQVALERVTIMWRSEHYNFPGQGVITLRTTIFKSGAISTSVFFEGADSGLTLRAKVLGNPFSSPQVEPVGVVGITGSPISTFSSTANLFTVQQGLISSSSELLALGGSMSSLCSVNPPDPSDDDPLITVSSINLHKGRRGPNAIRLNIGLEGTGTGSVPVTFAINDVTCNGEIAAQLVNGSKKLSAKVPNRVARLVVRASEVEARARFNASSSAPSTARIARLCTKLLNSIRQ
- a CDS encoding aminopeptidase, encoding MTEPANHVSPYLFHPDLSESLGRYAQLIVAHGLNVQPGQLVQVMSEVYHRPLLQALVSEMYQRGAGFVHVELSDPLLQRARIQGSRAEFLSSTPAFYTAKFRELVDTEAANLKVLGPEFPDYLSDLDPQAVNQVRKATYQAAKHFYTEGIERSKVHWCVVAAATPAWAMRVFPHLSESAAVLRLWEEIFRICRVDKPDFMERWDLHNQILTRRAQELTELNIRQLRFIGPGTDLVVGLSERAVFCGGSAHSPKGHSFEPNLPTEECFTTPDCRLTNGIVSATRPFLVNGTMVKGLIITFKDGEISHFECSAGKAALEAYLKSDAGAKKLGEVALVGTDSPIFQSGLVFEEILFDENAACHIAVGSAYKSCLEGGADLSEAQCREIGCNSSSVHTDIMISSEQVDVRATLADGELLTLIEQGRWVGSFAV
- a CDS encoding M12 family metallo-peptidase, giving the protein MNLNYRHTITIYRTLLLSILALLSLSATPLTAQPKVRGTLNNLTESRTSTAIFLSLHTPQGLEQFVLHRDTDYKTDYEHSADELQLRGASRPRRGRGSNSPVAATKLGKRTLLFYTSSRTGLPAAASFILTERNGTLTPSDLRLSKARTKSVPCGNGEQQQAQSARTNVTPASLNLLAGDSAPTPFIPPRILEVATHADAEFSQRFPDTNGYIRAVLHATEVLYTSTLGVRLKIVRQSVASPSSAQSAPIAATALLELFRQRTLASKLNADIHHLFTDRAVTGSTIGIAYVGSACYAYGRFNIGLSRAVPTALQPILAAHEIGHNLGAEHDSELYSIMNPAISSAHDHFSTTALGNMHTFVAKPTSCIKPGRLNRAQLSLADTSETSFSATISLSSALGEMCEVQLMAVPLLNGIRSGNFKTIVSAPLSTTPNYGGSQLSFTTLAPIAPTKKQQLLFKLKLTCPSGTVSSENEILTIQNIGELSSDAPNGSAWLTQLHRNFLR